The following is a genomic window from Adhaeribacter radiodurans.
AAAAGGTATTTATCCCTAAAACCGTAATTAACCCGACCCATGTAAGACAATAAACCACTTTCGTTTAAGTCACTGTCTATCCCTTCAATATTTGGTGCATGTGATAATTTATAAAATAATTGCCTGGCAGAAGTTAAACCACTTGCCTTGATTTGATAAAATTCACGACGCTCTTTTTGAATAGAAAATAAGCCGGTAATATTTAAATCATGCACCTCATTAAACTTCTTACTATAGTTCAGGATATTTTCCAGAGTATAAGAGAATAAATAATTATTATCGTTCTGGGCAAAAGGAGTTCCGCCCGAACGAGCATTAGTAAGGCTGGCTATAAACTGGCCGCTACGCCGCGAAGAATAATCTGGCCCGAAGTTTAAGCGGTAAGATAAGCCCTTTGCAATTTGGTATTCGGCAAATAAGCTGGTAAAAATACGGCCCCGCCGGTTTTCATTAACTACGGCATTGGGTACTACTTCTAACAAAGGGTTGGTCTGAGCGCCATCCGTGGTATTCCGAAAAAGCAGGTTGCCGTTGGCATCGTAAGGCGAACCTAATGGATTTTCCCGTAACGTAACGCCAAAAGGATTAGGCCCAATATTCAGCTTACCCAAACTTCCCATCATGGTTACCCCAAATTTTAATTTATCGGTAATCTGTTGGTCCAGGGAAATCCGGATGTTATCGCGGGTAAAATCCTGGCCAATCGTTACTCCTTTTTCAAAGAAATGATTAAAAGAAACCGAATAGCGGGTTTTTTCGGTACCGCCCGATATGCCTAATTGATGGCTTTGCTGCGTACCCGTACGTGTAATGTAATCCTGGTAATTAGTAGAACGGCCCGAAGCAATACCTTCTAATTCCACGGCATCAAATATAAGTTTATCCGCGGCAGGATCTGTAGGTCCGGCCGGGTACCTTCCAACTGTCCGGCGCGATTCGCGTTTGTATTCGGCAAACTCTGGCCCGTTCATTACATCGTACTGGTTAATAATTTTATTTACCCCAAAATACCCATCGTAGGAAATGCTTATTTTCCCGGGCGCTCCTCTCTTGGTTGTAACAATTACTACCCCGTTGGCCCCCCTGGACCCGTAAATGGCCGTAGAAGAAGCATCTTTTAAAACTTCCATTGATTCAATATCCTGCGGATTTATGTCGTTGATGTCGCCTGAAAGCGGAATACCATCTACCACAAAAAGCGGATCGTTACCGGCATTAAAAGAACGCCGTCCCCGGATACGCACGTTTACGCCTCCTCCCGGACTGCTTCCCTGGCTTAAAACTTCTACCCCGGCTGCTCTCCCCTGCAAAGCTTGCTGCGGATTGGTAATAGGCAGTTCCGATATTTCTTTGGAGGACACAGAAGAAATTGCCCCAGTTACCTGGCTTTTCTTTTGCGTACCGTAACCTACTACTACTACTTCCTGCAAAGCTTTGGTATCATCGGTCATCGAAATGTTTACGGCACCAGGCCCATTTATTTGTTTTTCCTGAGTGGTGTACCCAATAAAAGAAAACACCAGGGTAACTGGTTTTTCGGGTATAGCCAATGAATAAGTTCCATCGGGAGCAGTGGTTGCCCCCAGAGTGGTACCTTTTACTAAAACAGTTACCCCCGGTAGAGGTTCGTTGTTAGCAGTGGTAACCTTACCAGTTATCTGCCAATCAAATACTACTCCCTTTATACCAACCTTAGAAGATGCAAGCTTAAAAGAGTACGAATGCGGCTCTGACCTTGGTGCCGCATGAGCCTTAAAAAAAGCGGTAGCGCTTATTAATAAAATACAAATTTTTAAGTTGTTCCAAAGAGTAAAACTTTTCATATAAGCAACTATTAAAATTATAAAGTTTCTAAAAATAGCGGATTGCAAGAAATTAAATTAAACCCAGCATTAAAAAGCAAGCGATTAACCTAATTAACAGATTAATAAAACAAATAAGAATAAACCCTATGTTTTATTAGGAAATATATAATATGGAAGCTTTAATAAATTCTAAAATTGTTTAATCTTAAAATTTATAGTGTTTGCACCTTAACGCAGGCGGCTCTAACGTAAATAGTGTTTTTAGAGCAAGGATTCAACAATCATACAAAATTTAAAAACAAATAACAAGCAAGTAAATACTGAAAAAATAACATTTATACACGCAAACGTTTCCGATAACGTTCTCAACAAAAAGTATTTTGTTAAGCTCAAAAAAATTGGAGATTCTTCTGGAAAATTATGGCAAAGCTTAGAGCATTAAATTAATATTTCAGCTTTTGGATCGTAAAAACTGGTTTAACCCGGAAAGGTGAAGCAGCATGAAATAACTACAATTAAAAAATCAAGAAAGAGGTAACAGGCAGGAAGAAAATGGGGAATTACAATATCTATTCTGTACCAATGCCACCTTTTGGCGAAAAGCTTTATGAATAAGTAAAAGAATTGGGATACTCCTATCGGCAGAACGGAGAATAGATGCAAGAACTTGTTTTAATAACGAATTACTAATTCTTCCGGTGATTCTGTGCCTACTTCCGGAATAAAATAACCTCCAATTACAATACCTGTTTGAGGTTTACCAGTAAAACAATTACCAACTACGTCCGTCAGGGTAGGGGCAATTGCAGAAGGACCAGAATGGTTATTCTGTTTTATAGGCCGAAAATCGCGGAAAATAAAAGTTTTACATACATCGTAAACTTTTAAACACGAAAATTTAATCATATAGTATTCCTGTTCGCTCGATAATTAAGTAGTTTCTCAATTTTACCATACAATAGTAACTGTTATTCTATGTTTTAAAAAAGAAAATTCGCTACGCTGAGTAACATGAATATACAACACGAATTTTGTTTAGCATTATTCTTTATTACTACTAAACAATATAACCTATTATACAATTACAAAATACAACTAATTGATTACTATTGATTTATATATAAATATAAATTAAAAAGTTGTGTTACTTACTCTTGATAATAATAAGTAAGTAATCAGTATTTACAGCAAAAAAGCCGTATTTATAACATAATTTAGTTATTTCGGGCAGGATCTATCTTTACCAACATGCGTTGCGCCAGTACCTGCAAAGAAAGAATAGTACTACATAAGGTAAGTGCCGGAAAAAACAATAACCACCAGGCTTGGTAATTAGCCTGAATTCCCTTCATCATTCTTCCCCAACTAGCAATATCGGCCGGTACACCTATGTTTAAAAAAGACAAAGTGGCTTCCAGGCTCATCAAACTACCTAAACCAAAAGCTACTGCTACAATAACCGGGGGCAAGGCATTTGGTAAGGCTTCCCGGAAAAGAATACGTTTTTCAGATAACCCTACTGCTCGGGCAGCCTGAACATAAGGCAATTCTCTTATTTGCAAAAGCTCGCTTCGCACTAAACGGGCAATACTGGTCCAATATGTAAGAGTAGCCAGTAAAACAATATTCATCAGGGCAGGTTGGGCAAAAGCCGCCAAACACATCACTAACAACAATCGCGGAACTGATCCTATAATTTCAATCAGCTTAAGGATAAGCTGATCTACGGGTAAATTTACTTTTTTCTGCAGACCAAACCTTTTTAATACTTTTACCATTAACCAACCTAAAATACTGATTGTACTAAAAATTAGCAGTAAGTATCCGAATTGCTTTAAAATTGCTCCTGAACCTGTTTGGAAGGCGTGCATCCAACTAAGTTGCTGAATGTAAAAGCCATAATAAATACCTGCTAAGAGTACAAGTACACTAACTGCCAACGAAACCAAAGAAACTTGAAAACCGGTATTTCCCCAGAAACCGGCCAAACTACCCAATGCTATTCCAATAATTGTGGCGAGCAACATAGCGGGTACACTCACGAGTAAAGCGGTTTGAGCCCCAGTTACCAGATTAGCCAGAACATCGCGTCCTAATAAATCGGTGCCCAGCCAATTAATTGCTTCGTTATTTAAAATTGTAGAAAAGCTGAAAGGAGGAGTATTGGCTTGTGCTAAGTTTATTTTATTAGGATCTGGTAGCCAGCCAGATTGAGGACCGACTAAGCCAATCAGTAAAAAAATAAATAAGTATCCAGCGGCGAGTTTCTCTTGCCAGCGCCAGTTTGCTCCTCTCCTACGCGTTGCATTTTCTTCAATCATGCCTGTACCCTTATGCGTGGGTCGGCCAGAAAATAGAATACATCTGCCAGAATGTGTGCTCCTATCTTTATTAAGCCCAGATAAAGTACTATACCCGTTAATACCGGAAAATCGCGGGCCTGCACCGTTCCAACCAGTAAAAGCCCCATACCCGGTATAGAATAAATATTTTCTATTACGGCGGCTCCCGTAATTACTGCTGGCAGAAAGCCGGTAAAAAGCGTAATAACAGGTAACAAAGCATTGCGCAACACGTGCCGCCTTAACACTACTCGTTCTGATAGCCCTTTTGCCCTTGCCGTTAGAATAAAATCCCGTTGCTGTAAATGCTGCACAGCCTGGTATATTTGACCTGTTACGTAAGGCAAACTAGCTAGGGTTAAGCTCATTACCGGTAGAATAAAATAAGGTAGTTGATAGATCCAGGCAACAATCTTTGGTATTCCAGCCGCGAGATTTCTTCCAGAACCATAAGTTGGAAAAAGAGGAAGATAAGCGGAACTGGCAAAAAAAGTAAGTAAAACCAAAGCAATTATAAAAAGCGGCACGCTATCTAAAGCGTATAAAATAGTTAAGAAAACCGAACGCCATTTAAACTGACTAGCTTTACTTAACCAAATACTTAATTCAAAAGCCAGAAAAAATATTAAGCCTAAACTTAAAACAGTAATAAAAAAAGTATTAGTAAATGCTTCGGCAATTTTTTCATTCACGGGAACCTGGTCGCGGCAGGAAACTCCTAAATCGCCGAGAATAAAATTTTTGAGCCAAGCATGATATTGATTTTTGGTGCCGTGCCAAGTAAAAGCCGGCAATAAATGACTGGCTGGCTGCGCTTGCTGCTGAATAATTTTTACTTGTTGCTGCCCTAATTTAACTTGGGAAATAAAATAAATGGGTAACAACTGGCGCCTTGCCTCTTGCTCCACATTTACTAAAGTTTGCCTTATTTGATTTGCACCTGTTAATTTAAAAACAGATTCGAGCTGTTGCGTAAGATGCTGCTTACCAGGTATTGCTAATTGCGGTATCTGTGACAACTGCTTTTCTAAAGCTGCAAGCGTGTGGTAAAAAGTAGCTATTGCCGGCCAATTACCGTAGGTTAAAATTAAAGATTTTAGAAACAAACGGTGGGTTTCTGGTTGTACCCGGTATAAAGTATCGGGTTCGGCCTGAGAACGGATAGAAAAATAAAAAAGAGGAACAATGGGTTCCGGATTATTAGTGCGACCGGGAGATTCTACCTGATCAAGTGTTTGGCCAATTTCTCCTTGTTGCCAATCCTGACAAGTACCCGGAACCACTTTACTTAATATAAAAACTAAAGAACAAATTATCCAGAGAGTAGGCAGTACCAGTAGCAAGCGTTTAAGTACATACCGCAGCATCACTTAATTATTCTTTAAATTAAAGGCACTAATATCATAGCCGGGTTTAATTGAAGAGATTTTTAAATTTGTATAATTTTTATGAATGGCAAGCCGATCAATATTAAAGTAAAGAAAAATAAGATTACTTTCTTCGTGCATTACTTCCTGAAATTTGCGAAGTAACCTTGCCCGTTGCGAAATATCGGTGGTTTGTACAATATCCTCAATTAACGCATCACTTTGCTTTGTACCAAAACCAGTAAAATTTGCTCCTCCCGCAGCAGCGCTCTCAGAATGCAGAATGGGTTTATAATTAATTATTCCTGGGTTTCCGGTAGCGTTGCGAATCGTTACTTCAAAATCTTGTTCCCTTAACTTATTACTTAATAAAACGCTTTCTATAGGTTCAATAGTTACCGGGATGCGAATTTTAGAGGCAGCTTCCTGAAAAATAGCAGCAATATTCTCAAACTCAGGATTACCAACTTTATAATTAAATTTAATAGTTAAGGGAATTACCTGTCCATTTACCTGTTTTTGCCAGCCGTTATTATTCTGTTGCCAACCGGCCATTTGCAGCAAACGTTCTGCTTCCCGTAAATTAAAGAGATACGGCTGAATGCTATCGTTATAAAAATGCTTGTCTATGGGATTTACGATGCCTACGGTGGGTCTGGCAAAGTTATGTTGGGTTACTTTAATTATCTTAGGAATATCCAATAAATGGGCGAGTGCTTGTCGCGTGTGCTTATCCGCAAACTTCTTGCTTTTGCCGTTTATTCCAATATAGGTAAAATCGTAAGTGGCGGGGGTAAAAAGAGCATATCTTTCTAAAAAAGATTTATCTCGTTGTAATTGCACAAAATTGTTAGGGGGTATGCCGGAATAAACATCTAATTGCTCATTATTTAAAGCCAAAAGTGCGGTGTAGCTTTCCGGAATAATCTGAAAATTGATAGAAGCCGGCTGCGCCGTAATGTAAGATGGTTGAGGTTTCAGGCGAGTTGCCCACCAATCTTTTTTTTGTTTTAGTTGTACGTATTGTCCGGTTTTCCAATCAACTAGTTCGTAGCCACCACTGCCTTTTAAAAAATCTTTATTGCGGGTAAACCGGGCACTGTTAAACCAATCTGCAAAGGCCTTTATTTTAGTATTTTGGCTAAGCGAATCATAACCATTTACTAAATTATGCACGGAAAATCCCGCTAAAAGGCGTTCCGGATCAACCAGGTGAGCAGGCAGAATGGCAAAATCACCGGTTTCCCAACCCATTTCGGGCACAAACCCTTTACATTCAATGGTAAACCTTCGCGGATCACGCGGGTCTAGCTTTATATCCTGAATATAATCCAGGCCTATCCGTAATTTACTATTTTTTACCAGCGGAGCTTTAATAACTTTTAACGTAAAAGCTACATCTTGGGCAGTAATTGGTTTCTGATCGTCCCAAACAGCTTCTTTACGCAACTGGTAAGTAAAGTACGATTTATCTTTTTCTTGCAGTACCGCTGGTAGCTGTTCTACCAATAATGGTTTTAATTGCTGGTCTTGTAAATCTATCGTTAAAAGCGACTGGTACAGTAGTGCAATAATCTGCCCTGCATTCATCGAATGAAAGGCAATCGGGTTTAAAGTTTCCGGATCCGCCGCCGCTCTAACCACTACCTCTCCCTTATTACCCGAAGGTTGGCAAGCGTTAACAAACAACAAAAGTAGTAGAAAGAAGAAAAGCTTCTTTAGGCTCATTGGATAATACTATTAACTTATTTGAAGTTAAACAAAACTAAAACAAGTTAACAACAAATCTACTACTTAGCGTAAAATATAAGCTTATTTAGCAAGTAAGCCCTGTTTATGAGTACCAGATGCCGTACCTTTGACAAGGTACTTTTAGTTTCTGTCGTCCCAGCCGGAAGTACCAATACTTGTAGAAACAGTAGGGGGAGTAGAAGCTTTAACAGTAGTGCTACTAGGTGATGTTGTTGTTGTTGTTGTTACAGTTGGAGCAGTGCCACTAGTTATTACAGAAATTTGAAAGAAGGCGGCGATAAGTAATTCTAACATGATTTTATGGCTTTAAATTGTTATACAAGTTGGTTATTTTGTTGAAACAAATTTGGCACATAAAATAGGACTAGAAAAGGAAAAAGTGCCATTAAAGGTAACAATTAAAATTCCGGGGAAGTATATAAATAAACACATATAATTATTTATATATCTTTGTTTGGAATAAATGGCCTAAGGTTGCTTTATTGAGATTTTGCTAATAATTTTGATAGAAGTAACAAAATACTGATAATTATACTATACAAATATCTTTCTATATATTTAGATTAGAAAGGAATATTTACAGCAAAAAGTAACGCCACTTTTTTGAAGCTTATAAATCATTTACTATTATAGATATTGATTTAAATGTACTCTTGAGCAGTTTTTAGGATGGATGATTTGCGCAAATTAGTTAGAATAGTAACAAATAGAGGGCAAAAAAATTTCCCTCTATTAGAATTAAAAAATAAATCTACGAACAAAGAGGTAGACTTATTTAATAAAATTAAATCGGGTCAGTGCGAAACCGATCAGCAAGCTGCTGCCTTAATGTATAAATCGAAACCCAATGACCCTCGCATAAAGATGCTAAAATCCAGACTGCGTAAAAAATTATTAAATCATTTATTTTTCTTAGATTTTACAGATCAAAGCCTTAAAATCTCACATCGCTACGAACAGCAAAGCCTTACTTTATTGTACCAGGCCCGGACTTTAATGAACGAAGGCGAAAACGCTACTTCTGCTGGTCTTTTACGCACGGCCCTGGATTTTGCGCAAGAAGCTGAATTTACTCAAATTGTAATTGACTGCTACCAGTTATTACTAGAAAATTACTCGTTAAGTGCCTCTAATAAAGATTTTTATAAAACCAAAAATATTCTAGCTAAGTACCGAGCTATAGCTGCATTAGAGCAAGAAGCCGCTGACTTGTATTATACCTCCCGTTTAGAATTAAATAAATCGGTTTCGGCTAAAAATAAGTACTTAGAGAAATTAAAAGTTGTTGTACAGAAATTAGAAGAGCTCTGGAAAAAAACGCACTCGGCTACTATTTTTGATTATTATTACAAACTCAATATTTCTTTACACGAACTAACCGGCAACTTTGCCGAAATTCTTAAAACTACTGCCCTTTCCGAAGAGCTATTGCAAAAAGGCAAGATTAACAAAAAACGTTTCGACGACCGCTACAATAAGTTTATTAACGTGTATGCCTATTTACGGGTAAAGGAGTACGAAAAAGGGCTTCAAGCGGCTGCCTCATTTGTTCAGGTTTTTAACCGCTCTACCAATAATTGGTTTGCCTTTATGGAAAACTACTTTTTGCTGGCCATGCATGCCGGTGTGTACGAGCAAGCCTCTAAGCTGTACGCCGAAGTAATGCGAAATACTTTTTACAAAAAAATCTCCCGTTCGGCGCAGGAGCGCTGGTCGTTGTATGGCACTTATCTTTATTTTGTAAATCCCTCGGACGAAGTTTTAAAACAATCTAATTAC
Proteins encoded in this region:
- a CDS encoding ABC transporter permease, with protein sequence MLRYVLKRLLLVLPTLWIICSLVFILSKVVPGTCQDWQQGEIGQTLDQVESPGRTNNPEPIVPLFYFSIRSQAEPDTLYRVQPETHRLFLKSLILTYGNWPAIATFYHTLAALEKQLSQIPQLAIPGKQHLTQQLESVFKLTGANQIRQTLVNVEQEARRQLLPIYFISQVKLGQQQVKIIQQQAQPASHLLPAFTWHGTKNQYHAWLKNFILGDLGVSCRDQVPVNEKIAEAFTNTFFITVLSLGLIFFLAFELSIWLSKASQFKWRSVFLTILYALDSVPLFIIALVLLTFFASSAYLPLFPTYGSGRNLAAGIPKIVAWIYQLPYFILPVMSLTLASLPYVTGQIYQAVQHLQQRDFILTARAKGLSERVVLRRHVLRNALLPVITLFTGFLPAVITGAAVIENIYSIPGMGLLLVGTVQARDFPVLTGIVLYLGLIKIGAHILADVFYFLADPRIRVQA
- a CDS encoding ABC transporter substrate-binding protein; its protein translation is MSLKKLFFFLLLLLFVNACQPSGNKGEVVVRAAADPETLNPIAFHSMNAGQIIALLYQSLLTIDLQDQQLKPLLVEQLPAVLQEKDKSYFTYQLRKEAVWDDQKPITAQDVAFTLKVIKAPLVKNSKLRIGLDYIQDIKLDPRDPRRFTIECKGFVPEMGWETGDFAILPAHLVDPERLLAGFSVHNLVNGYDSLSQNTKIKAFADWFNSARFTRNKDFLKGSGGYELVDWKTGQYVQLKQKKDWWATRLKPQPSYITAQPASINFQIIPESYTALLALNNEQLDVYSGIPPNNFVQLQRDKSFLERYALFTPATYDFTYIGINGKSKKFADKHTRQALAHLLDIPKIIKVTQHNFARPTVGIVNPIDKHFYNDSIQPYLFNLREAERLLQMAGWQQNNNGWQKQVNGQVIPLTIKFNYKVGNPEFENIAAIFQEAASKIRIPVTIEPIESVLLSNKLREQDFEVTIRNATGNPGIINYKPILHSESAAAGGANFTGFGTKQSDALIEDIVQTTDISQRARLLRKFQEVMHEESNLIFLYFNIDRLAIHKNYTNLKISSIKPGYDISAFNLKNN
- a CDS encoding SusC/RagA family TonB-linked outer membrane protein — its product is MKSFTLWNNLKICILLISATAFFKAHAAPRSEPHSYSFKLASSKVGIKGVVFDWQITGKVTTANNEPLPGVTVLVKGTTLGATTAPDGTYSLAIPEKPVTLVFSFIGYTTQEKQINGPGAVNISMTDDTKALQEVVVVGYGTQKKSQVTGAISSVSSKEISELPITNPQQALQGRAAGVEVLSQGSSPGGGVNVRIRGRRSFNAGNDPLFVVDGIPLSGDINDINPQDIESMEVLKDASSTAIYGSRGANGVVIVTTKRGAPGKISISYDGYFGVNKIINQYDVMNGPEFAEYKRESRRTVGRYPAGPTDPAADKLIFDAVELEGIASGRSTNYQDYITRTGTQQSHQLGISGGTEKTRYSVSFNHFFEKGVTIGQDFTRDNIRISLDQQITDKLKFGVTMMGSLGKLNIGPNPFGVTLRENPLGSPYDANGNLLFRNTTDGAQTNPLLEVVPNAVVNENRRGRIFTSLFAEYQIAKGLSYRLNFGPDYSSRRSGQFIASLTNARSGGTPFAQNDNNYLFSYTLENILNYSKKFNEVHDLNITGLFSIQKERREFYQIKASGLTSARQLFYKLSHAPNIEGIDSDLNESGLLSYMGRVNYGFRDKYLLTLTTRIDGSSKFAGETGLFGDTKKYGFFPSAAIGWRISEEPFIKSIAFIDNLKLRASYGLTGNQGIGAYATQGSLNRTTYAFGTTGAFGYSPRTLVNPDLRWETTATTNVGLDFGFINNRISGSVEVYQQNTFDLLMPRNLPFTSGYGSVLQNVGKSKNSGLEIAVSTVNVDMGGNGFKWTTDINFNSNKEQIVEIYNGKKDDVGSLYFIGQPLTVYYDYEKLGIWQTAEKDQALLYKQAPGEIKVKDLNNDGAINALDRVILGSDIPDWSGGITNRFSYKGIDFSFFIFTRQGSMIQSDLYNNLNFLAGRYNNMDVDYWTPNNPTNAYPRPNQNQERPLYNTTMSYFDGSFTKIRNISLGYNIPTAISNKLKMASLRVYASAQNPFIFSNYGNNLDPEQARGRNNDREQSNLISIGTPSARLIMFGLNAKF
- a CDS encoding ABC transporter permease; amino-acid sequence: MIEENATRRRGANWRWQEKLAAGYLFIFLLIGLVGPQSGWLPDPNKINLAQANTPPFSFSTILNNEAINWLGTDLLGRDVLANLVTGAQTALLVSVPAMLLATIIGIALGSLAGFWGNTGFQVSLVSLAVSVLVLLAGIYYGFYIQQLSWMHAFQTGSGAILKQFGYLLLIFSTISILGWLMVKVLKRFGLQKKVNLPVDQLILKLIEIIGSVPRLLLVMCLAAFAQPALMNIVLLATLTYWTSIARLVRSELLQIRELPYVQAARAVGLSEKRILFREALPNALPPVIVAVAFGLGSLMSLEATLSFLNIGVPADIASWGRMMKGIQANYQAWWLLFFPALTLCSTILSLQVLAQRMLVKIDPARNN